Proteins from a genomic interval of Treponema succinifaciens DSM 2489:
- a CDS encoding RNA polymerase factor sigma-54 — MAGLEFQQKQIQSQIQIMSQKQIQALKLLAMNSKDLTEEIYKAAEENPALVITKDKSNWDGTKISSATASGEVASENFQAALEAKADERESLQEHLLSQLNAMRLGATEKTLCEKLIYNLDAKGFYILAPVSLLDKKNKLQTPGLLEKCIEIVRQFEPCGVCVANTEESLLVQAEQKENAPILAIFILDGKLKFLDPPRPEKVLQKIQEYLLEQKKLFANSQNEKYKNLNPVIQDVEKAIDFIRTLDPFPARNFSTKEIHFISPDVYVEKIQERFQENQIEDNIVTSGKNSWNVRLAKDNFPQVSINPEFLKLAKNNSKNSLSIKTEIKKAKDFLDTLEFRQNTLLRSCIEIVRTQTDFFLHGQGNLVPLRQQDIADKLKVHETTISRMANSKFLQCEWGLFDIKYFFTNAASKKNKTISQDKAMAELKKILNSSTGKKMSDKKLSEELEKLGIKIARRTVAKYRNKLNIDSSYNRQ, encoded by the coding sequence ATGGCAGGATTAGAATTTCAGCAAAAGCAGATTCAGTCTCAAATTCAAATAATGAGCCAAAAGCAAATTCAGGCTTTGAAACTTTTAGCCATGAACTCAAAAGATTTGACTGAAGAAATTTACAAAGCCGCAGAAGAAAATCCTGCGCTTGTCATAACAAAAGACAAATCAAACTGGGACGGAACAAAAATATCATCAGCAACTGCAAGCGGAGAAGTAGCAAGCGAAAATTTTCAGGCGGCACTTGAAGCAAAAGCAGATGAGCGGGAATCATTGCAGGAACATCTTTTGTCCCAATTGAATGCAATGCGTCTTGGCGCAACTGAAAAAACTTTATGCGAAAAACTCATTTATAATCTTGACGCAAAAGGATTTTATATTCTTGCTCCAGTTTCGCTTCTTGATAAAAAAAACAAACTGCAAACGCCGGGGCTTTTGGAAAAATGCATTGAAATTGTAAGGCAGTTTGAACCTTGCGGAGTTTGCGTTGCAAACACAGAAGAAAGTCTGCTTGTGCAGGCAGAGCAAAAAGAAAATGCGCCGATTCTTGCAATCTTTATTTTGGACGGAAAATTAAAATTCCTTGATCCGCCGCGTCCTGAAAAAGTTCTCCAGAAAATTCAAGAATATCTTTTAGAACAAAAAAAACTTTTTGCAAATTCACAAAACGAAAAATATAAAAATTTAAATCCTGTAATTCAAGATGTGGAAAAGGCAATTGATTTTATACGGACGCTTGATCCTTTTCCTGCGCGGAATTTCAGCACAAAAGAAATTCATTTTATTTCTCCAGATGTTTATGTAGAAAAAATTCAGGAAAGATTTCAAGAAAATCAAATTGAAGACAACATTGTTACAAGCGGAAAAAACTCCTGGAATGTGCGGCTTGCAAAGGACAACTTCCCGCAAGTTTCCATAAACCCGGAATTTTTAAAGCTTGCAAAAAACAATTCAAAAAATTCTTTATCAATAAAAACTGAAATAAAAAAAGCAAAAGATTTTTTAGACACTTTGGAATTCAGGCAAAACACGCTTTTAAGATCATGCATCGAAATTGTGCGGACTCAAACTGATTTTTTTCTGCACGGACAAGGCAACTTGGTTCCTTTAAGGCAACAGGACATTGCGGACAAACTTAAAGTCCACGAAACAACAATTTCACGAATGGCAAACAGCAAATTTCTTCAATGTGAATGGGGACTTTTTGACATAAAATATTTTTTCACAAATGCCGCAAGTAAAAAAAACAAAACAATAAGCCAAGACAAGGCAATGGCAGAATTAAAAAAAATACTGAACTCTTCCACCGGAAAAAAAATGAGCGACAAAAAGCTTTCAGAGGAACTAGAAAAACTTGGAATAAAAATTGCGCGCAGAACAGTTGCAAAATACAGAAACAAACTCAACATAGATTCTTCGTACAACAGGCAATAA
- a CDS encoding HPF/RaiA family ribosome-associated protein, with protein sequence MTKSISAQGFTLDSDQTALINKKLERISYAENLIVDLIMHVKEDKKFYFDTTVNFRWGGNAHVTGDDFDFAAALNKMMDVLDTKIKKEKDKVQEKK encoded by the coding sequence ATGACAAAATCAATATCTGCACAGGGCTTTACTTTGGATTCAGACCAGACAGCTCTTATCAACAAAAAACTGGAGCGTATAAGCTACGCTGAAAATCTTATCGTTGACTTGATTATGCACGTAAAGGAAGACAAGAAATTTTACTTTGATACAACTGTTAACTTTAGATGGGGCGGAAATGCTCATGTTACAGGCGATGATTTTGACTTTGCGGCTGCGCTCAACAAAATGATGGATGTTCTTGATACAAAAATAAAGAAAGAAAAAGATAAAGTCCAGGAGAAAAAATAA